Within the Hevea brasiliensis isolate MT/VB/25A 57/8 chromosome 2, ASM3005281v1, whole genome shotgun sequence genome, the region cacACTCCCACTGCACCATACAAGGACAAGCCAATCAAACAGTAGCTTTGTCCAGAAGTTGTTACTGGGCGGACTGGTCGATGGACCACCAAAACCTCTTTCCTGGGCCCCTCTTACAGATACGGATGGATCCCACCTGGATTAGCGCGTGATCCAAACGACTCAGCTGCGATCTTTTCTTCCGCATCCAATTAAAAACTCCGAAGTTTGTCCTCAGTTCACCCGCCACGATGTCTTTCCttttttaaccttttttttttattactctaTTTCTTCCGCTACGAACCTTGTTAATTGGCGCTTTCACTTGTTCGTTTCAAGTTGGCATGAGAGCGTGAAGAGCACGCAATGTCATGTCAGAACATACTTCCGTGTTCCAACTATCAATGTCAGTAATTGGTTTGCTGAGGCGGCTGGGGCCATGGCTCGTTCATAATTTTGGAGGGCGTGAAAGTCACGTGCCGTTACAGGTCATGGGTCGGCATCCATTTTGGTCTTCTTCTGAGCAAGTAACTTTCTTGATCTTATCGATCTCCACCATCTTGGTAATAAAGACCAGTTGCTGGAAGCATAACACAGCTACTTCTTATTTTTCATCAGTCCTCTTCTCCTAATTAATTACTATCTAATTAAGGCAAAACCCTAAAAAAATCTCTAAACCTATTTGATTAATCATGACAAATGAGCAATCCTGTCAGCTGGGATTTCTCTATCTCGGATATCAAAATGATAATAATCAAGAAAGATTATTTACAAGGTAGAATTCACTTTGTAAAGACAAAGTTAACTCCTTCTTTGTGGTTTTACACATGAAAGAAAGAGCAGCAAATCATGGCATCCATCCAGAAGCTTAAAGAAACTTCAAAATCATAAAGAAAAAGTTCATTtgattctcaatttttttttttcttttcatcttcTTCCATGATTTCAACATATGAAATTAATTATATGTATAATCACTACCTGAAAAACTGCTCTTCATGGGTTTGCTTTTCCTCCTGCTGCTTCTCCTTGGTGGTGGTCCCCTCTGTTCTGATTGTccctcttctttctttttccctcTAGTTGAAGCTGATGGCCCCTCAGCTTCTATCTCTTGCTGTTTTTCTTCTCCTTGGATGATTTTAGCTTTCTTTGAATGATTCCCAATAACTTCTTCCGGTGGTTTTGCTCCTCCTGTTGCTGCTAtttcttcctttttctcttcGCTTTCTGTCTTTTCAATGATTTTTCGTGGTCTTCCTCTCTTTCTCGGAGTCTGAGGAGGCTGCTGGTGGTGGGTTTCATCTCCTGCGGATGAAGCTTCTGCTATTGCTACAGAGAGTTCCTTTGTCTTTTGAGGCCTCTTCTTACCCATTAATCGTTTTCAGTCACTATATATAACAAGCTTTTACAATCTAAAACAACAATACACAGATTATCCAACACCCAAGAAACGaacaatccaaaaaaaaaaacagaaatctTTTTGATGCTCTATTCCGTTATACCTCTCTTTGGATCAAGATACTAAGCAAGAAAGAAGCAATTTTTTTCATGGCCCTAACAAAAAcgacacactctctctctctttctctcgctctctctctctGCGTCTGTGTTCTACAGCAGCAGGACTAAAATCTTTGACCAACATCCATCTGGTCCATCTCTCTTTCTTAAtagcaatttttttttcctaaataaAAGCTCAAAAGCTGCTAaaatcatctctctctctctgtctattATCTCATCCAACTCTTTGTAGGCCTTCTTTTCTTCCAGAAGACGAGACAAGTTGGAAGAAATGGCGGAAGAAGAAAAACGAGCCTAATAGGCAAAGCTAAGGCTCTGTTTGTATGCACAATGGAGgagaaacaaaaagggaagagaaAGTAAAATTTATTTCCTGGGGATACCCTTCTCCTCACTTGTTATTTATTTTCTCCATAAAttagaaagaaaataataaaaaaaaaattagagcttTTCATtctcttctttatttttttctttttttaaataaaaaaatactatATATTTCACTTTACTTTTCTTTGTTTATTTCCTTTCCTCACTATTTTTCATATGCCCAAACAAATAGTGAaacaataattttatataaatatattatataaaataataaattaatgaaaaataaacaggtaaaattataattattaaatattttttataattaaaattattaaattttaaatattaataattaaaattttatgaaattcactAATATATGCACATCTATTTTTTATTAGTTTACTAATTTCATATAAACTAtcgtatataaaattaataatatatgatattttcatttgaaataaattatgtaaaaaaagaattaaatgaattttcatataattattgtcacaccttactcctctataaggcataatatgaacccctagaatacttaatgaattaccaaacttcacctaccgataactcattaagtaccctacaagagattttaaaacaattttcttacattttgtaagttgtgagcattttggtaggaattaaaatcatttattcaaagtttaaatactagtaaaaaattttattcattttaattttgccgtaaattttataaaaattttaacagagttccgtttgtaattggagaaaacagttcttcaaatacctgagaaaaacacttccaaaaatttttcacaactcccatcctccaataaatctcaaatcaactcaattcaaatcacttcaagtaaatccacaatacaaatcaaaattcatcatctcaaaatatttaatacttcattcacgaggcataaaacatgaaattcacatgtacaaatattaaatttacaggagGAAATCCaacataatattattacaatttatttacaactgctcaacttacattgatacatacaacatttctatatttacatcaaaattatctacaagggtataaaataatacccgtacaaaataatcgatgtggtccacaattcgatagcagctcactctgctgctttctccttgctcttatctgcgacagcaaaataagctatcgctgagtataaaaatactcagtggtgcacaataaaaatttaaaatgcaatacataaatcattcattggtgaaacacaatttaaatatttttcaaattaacaatgctcataataacacaatttagtcaaacaatttcataaacacagtgttgccaaagtcatacacaacttaagccatgacacaaaatttccgatcaatgccgtgttgtacatcacgacaaagcaatctcaaccccattaatcgaaatcaatgagggaggtggctagctagctaatgagtactcattcgatctcaacctcaactggcaagccagagagggaggaaaataaacgatttcaaccccataaatggaggaggaataatgtgatactgttatgctaagtgtgaacataaaatcaattcaaaacaatttattcaaacaatttatgagaaatttgatcaatttccaaagtcacatttacgattataaaatggcaacacagtacataattaatcaaagaagtcaaattttttgagattaaaatatttaaacaattattattgtgcacaaacctgaagcgagtagcctttaggccttgactcagtctctttgagtttccaagtctttttcagctgaaacacacaatttcacagtgttttagtaccataacttagcataaatccaaaaataaatttcacttcatttttacctagctttaatgtattaatttcgacgttctcaaagtttttgtattccgggttactattcactgcactattcaagtcaaattgttga harbors:
- the LOC110638105 gene encoding DNA-binding protein LIV4, yielding MGKKRPQKTKELSVAIAEASSAGDETHHQQPPQTPRKRGRPRKIIEKTESEEKKEEIAATGGAKPPEEVIGNHSKKAKIIQGEEKQQEIEAEGPSASTRGKKKEEGQSEQRGPPPRRSSRRKSKPMKSSFSGEED